The following coding sequences lie in one Monomorium pharaonis isolate MP-MQ-018 chromosome 1, ASM1337386v2, whole genome shotgun sequence genomic window:
- the LOC105827769 gene encoding F-actin-uncapping protein LRRC16A isoform X3 → MSTRSQLTKDLNESVKALLGKHVKILLKNVVKLETKQDKQENRVLVFSPCRLFLLSAKVPTRIDCHFHYLEVTAIESRRANQLCLTVGERYYNFTTNSIGGDTTEVDAMIEALHTAIRNIFPTVPLNYIIRKIEVIPASRLQSIRGSELARSTEATRHTGPCGGFSTQYACMCDLHGVPYREEVAWDVDTIYLSHDTRELNLRDFDHLDQKDLVPIISALEYNTWFTKLRASHLKLTHEPLERLLHIMRRSLSIQELYLDNLGIKWDFAHKLSLALISNANTMLQTIDLSHNMIEDKGGTHLSGPIGKLPKGLQKLNLAHCGLTGKGISQIAHALSLNRSMPTSLRYLNLSENTLKDDVNNLCNFLAQPNSLTHLDLSGTDTTLECLFGALLRGCATNLVHLNVARNSFSSKKTKEIPPSFKQFFTATLSLKYLNISSCKLPLEALKHLLLGLACNESTVGLELDMSGNNLGSMGAHVLESCIHGVRCIASLDISDSNMDVDLAQVITAVGKNKSIKQLYMGRNTAGMKSKHIAVVMDALVQMLQEDDCVLQALHLPDSRLKGDLYNLINALGSNTCLHTLDISGNQIGDPGARLLAKALQINNHLRTIIYDKNNITLQGYADIVHALEKNCSVRHMPFPIYDLQPCMKTSAEKTEQLSKKIQDLLQRNVTPCKYSHGQAFRLQQGFLLSSTQQMVDRLVVQTQDTIKALAAESCDANNDINYATGLIQDADNSKQLLPRLHEVLQRRDENNPIELKLHDMANELHKVITVYLQDSLDAMLKCANEQCPSILSQTVIRGDESEPIAVQDDLRNTCKEKNQINSEFIHTTVTEQAGADIVNRVNELNLAVAAHISDRITDEVIESLSRSYKTLIGDCDSRTRSSTPDVLRPSAGSMSSGSVIGVTSASGVSMTLPPGRASLVSEEDCPPETCSLADSIGQCVNDQSPMKLDYLNLATPHLSNKRKSLHGRKLRPKSVVDSVEGLSADDIPDLLPSLPKGQAEAISETEHSLTESLDSVSELPNTVGQQLQHLVKSRPRRTKTRAPTRPMLRPDQPIDGLALGEGLDVFFRPTTPTTPLISPTSDDSSLHTFPTDSSPNLSLTSHKSIPPDMEKKHSCNSPMLKTLLEPTPRSRSSDNLEKFSPLVGRRSQGDSPLTASPLARRNTTDSAQAHERSKGEAFAKETCNSGSANDMSDDSKRSTLTNLSNVSPRGSHDIDDTFGANILEKDQDRKSVKKPDAEKSSSSVKLRSTGHDLRSPINGNSGTKNTSDSAKSPVLKPLKSSGSTSDGKSNGSLMKNKPTPPATAPKPRPWSMATDRKSGEFSLLSDGSSPNTSAGNTPDSGDALDESTDSGVSGPASLPPTLSASSTASSLSNTSVEKRSVRELAASLNKSKTERKENEHATPAAWRSLLQRSVDRSDAKATEVPKTVEESRLSFKLRRTSFLRDSNFNYNNNDVVDV, encoded by the exons ATCGGTGAAAGCACTACTTGGTAAGCATGTGAAGATACTATTAAAGAACGTGGTGAAATTGGAAACAAAACAGGATAAGCAGGAAAATCGTGTTCTT GTATTTTCGCCATGTCGCCTCTTCCTCTTATCGGCCAAAGTACCTACAAGA ATCGACTGCCATTTTCATTACCTAGAAGTAACGGCCATAGAGTCAAGGAGAGCAAATCAGCTATGTTTGACTGTCGGAGAacgatattacaattttactaCAAACAGCATCGGTGGGGATACCACAGAGGTGGACGCTATGATAGAGGCCTTACATACGGCAATTCGAAATATCTTTCCTACTGTACCACTAAA ttacaTTATACGAAAAATAGAGGTAATACCAGCTAGCAGACTGCAGAGCATACGTGGGAGCGAATTAGCCAGAAGCACAGAAGCTACGAGACATACAGGGCCCTGTGGTGGTTTTTCTACTCAGTATGCCTGCATGTGTGATTTGCATGGTGTACCATATAGAGAGGAAGTGGCCTGG GACGTCGACACAATATATCTTTCACACGACACCAGAGAGCTGAATTTGAGAGATTTCGATCATTTAGATCAGAAGGACTTAGTGCCAATTATTTCAGCCTTGGAGTATAATACCTGGTTTACAAAATTAAGGGCGTCCCATCTTAAATTGACTCATGAGCCTCTGGAGAGATTGTTACATATTATGCGAAGATCTTTATCCATTCAAGAGCTTTATTTGGATAATCTTGGAATTAAGTG GGATTTCGCTCACAAGTTGTCATTGGCTTTGATTTCTAATGCTAACACGATGCTGCAAACGATAGATCTGTCGCACAATATGATCGAAGACAAAG gtgGTACTCATCTAAGCGGTCCTATTGGCAAGTTGCCTAAAggtttacaaaaattgaatttggCTCATTGTGGATTAACTGGGAAAGGTATAAGCCAAATAGCACATGCATTAAGCTTGAACAGAAGCATGCCGACTAGTTTGCGATATCTTAATCTTTCGGAGAACACCTTAAAAGATGATGTTAAT aatttgtgtaattttttggCGCAACCTAATAGTTTAACACATCTAGATCTTAGCGGTACGGATACTACTTTAGAATGT TTGTTTGGTGCATTATTACGGGGTTGTGCAACTAATCTAGTCCATCTGAATGTTGCCCGGAATTCTTTTTCGAGCAAAAAGACCAAAGAAATACCTCCGagttttaagcaatttttcaCAGCAACTCTCTCGTTGAAGTACTTAAATATATCTTCGTGCAAATTACCATTGGAGGCATTAAAACACCTACTACTCGGTCTGGCATGCAACGAAAGTACAGTTGGCCTAGAACTTGACATGAGTGGAAATAATTTGGGTTCCATGGGCGCACATGTTTTAGAATCTTGCATTCATGGAGTTCGATGTATAGCGTCATTGGATATATCAGACAGTA ATATGGACGTCGATTTGGCACAAGTTATAACAGCAGTGGGCAAAAATAAATCGATAAAGCAGCTTTACATGGGGCGTAATACCGCCGGTATGAAGAGTAAGCACATAGCTGTCGTGATGGATGCTTTGGTGCAAATGCTTCAAGAAGACGACTGTGTTCTTCAAGCGTTGCATCTACCTGACTCTCGATTGAAGGGCGATCTCTATAATCTGATCAATGCTCTTGGTAGCAATACGTGTCTTCACACCCTCGATATTAGCGGTAACCAGATAGGTGATCCCGGCGCGAGATTGCTTGCGAAAGCGTTGCagattaataatcatttacgGACCATTATCTACGATAAGAACAATATCACGTTACAAGGCTATGCGGATATTGTTCATGCTCTAGAGAA AAACTGTAGTGTACGGCACATGCCATTTCCGATTTATGATCTGCAACCTTGTATGAAAACCTCCGCGGAAAAAACAGAACAGTTATCCAAGAAGATACAAGATCTATTGCAAAGAAATGTCACGCCGTGCAAATATAGCCATGGGCAAGCTTTTAGGTTACAACAAGGATTTTTATTGAGCTCCACGCAGCAAATGGTTGACAGACTTGTCGTTCAAACGCAGGATACTATCAAGGCTCTCGCGGCAGAAAGTTGCGACgctaataatgatattaattatgcaaCTGGACTTATACAAGACGCGGATAATTCTAAACAG CTACTACCAAGATTACATGAAGTGCTTCAAAGACGTGACGAGAATAATCCAATCGAACTAAAGCTACATGATATGGCGAATGAACTTCACAAAGTTATAACGGTATATTTACAG GATTCTTTGGATGCGATGTTAAAGTGCGCGAATGAGCAATGTCCTTCTATACTTTCGCAAACTGTGATTAGGGGCGATGAGAGTGAACCGATCGCGGTGCAAGATGATCTTCGTAATACATGCAAAGAGAAAAACCAAATCAATAGTGAATTTATACATACCACTGTTACTGAACAAGCTGGCGCAGATATTGTCAATAGAGTCaa cGAGCTCAATTTAGCAGTTGCAGCGCATATATCCGACAGAATCACGGATGAGGTAATCGAGTCATTGTCAAGAAGTTACAAAACTTTG attggCGATTGTGATAGTCGAACAAGAAGCAGCACACCAGATGTTTTACGACCTAGCGCTGGCTCGATGAGCAGCGGAAGTGTGATAGGTGTGACTAGCGCGAGTGGTGTCTCCATGACTTTACCTCCTGGTAGAGCTAGTCTTGTATCCGAAGAAGACTGTCCACCGGAGACATGTTCACTGGCAGATTCCATTGGTCAATGCGTCAACGATCAATCACCGatg AAATTGGATTATCTTAATCTG gcAACACCACATCTATCGAATAAACGTAAAAGTCTGCATGGTAGGAAATTAAGACCTAAATCCGTCGTAGACTCGGTGGAAGGATTATCCGCCGATGATATACCGGATCTTTTGCCGTCATTGCCAAAGGGTCAAGCAGAAG CTATCTCAGAAACCGAGCATTCGTTGACAGAGTCGTTAGATTCCGTTTCGGAATTGCCCAACACAGTAGGTCAGCAGTTGCAGCATCTGGTCAAATCTAGACCACGCAGAACAAAAACGCGAGCGCCTACGAGGCCGATGTTAAGACCGGATCAACCAATTGACGGTCTTGCTTTAGGCGAGGGTCTTGACGTGTTTTTCCGACCTACTACACCTACTACTCCTTTGATTTCGCCTACGAGCGACGACAG CTCTCTACATACTTTTCCAACGGATAGCAGTCCGAATCTATCCTTGACAAGTCACAAGAGCATTCCACCCGATATGGAGAAGAAGCACAGCTGTAATTCGCCAATGTTGAAGACGCTTTTAGAACCTACGCCACGTTCACGATCCAGCGacaatttggaaaaattttctccTCTTGTAGGTAGAAGATCACAAGGTGATTCTCCGCTCACCGCGTCACCGCTCGCCCGAAGAAATACCACAGACAGTGCTCAAGCCCACGAGAGATCCAAAGGCGAAGCTTTTGCAAAGGAGACTTGTAACAGCGGTTCTGCGAATGATATGAGCGATGATTCTAAACGCAGTACGTTAACAAATTTATCTAATGTGAGCCCACGTGGCTCGCACGACATTGACGACACTTTCGGAGCGAATATATTGGAGAAGGACCAAGATCGTAAAAGTGTGAAGAAGCCTGATGCAGAAAAGTCATCCTCATCTGTTAAGCTACGATCGACCGGTCACGACTTAAGAAGTCCGATAAATGGTAATAGTGGCACCAAGAATACATCCGATTCGGCTAAGTCCCCTGTACTGAAACCGTTGAAGAGTAGCGGGTCTACGAGTGACGGAAAAAGCAACGGCTCACTTATGAAAAATAAGCCTACTCCACCAGCGACGGCGCCTAAACCGCGACCATGGAGCATGGCTACTGATCGAAAATCCG GAGAATTTAGTCTATTGAGCGACGGTTCTAGTCCGAACACTTCAGCTGGCAACACGCCCGACTCTGGCGATGCTCTCGACGAGTCTACCGATAGCGGTGTCAGTGGGCCGGCTTCTTTGCCGCCAACCTTATCAGCAAGTAGCACTGCGAGTTCGTTGAGTAATACAAGCGTGGAAAAGAGATCTGTGAGAGAATTGGCAGCGAGCTTGAATAAAAGCAAGACGGAAAGGAAGGAGAATG AGCATGCCACACCTGCAGCATGGCGATCGCTACTCCAACGTTCTGTCGACCGATCAGACGCCAag GCAACGGAAGTGCCGAAAACGGTTGAAGAGAGTCGTCTCAGTTTTAAGCTTCGTCGCACGTCATTTTTGCGCGATtcaaatttcaattacaacaataacGATGTGGTTGACGTTTGA
- the LOC105827769 gene encoding F-actin-uncapping protein LRRC16A isoform X2: MSTRSQLTKDLNESVKALLGKHVKILLKNVVKLETKQDKQENRVLVFSPCRLFLLSAKVPTRIDCHFHYLEVTAIESRRANQLCLTVGERYYNFTTNSIGGDTTEVDAMIEALHTAIRNIFPTVPLNYIIRKIEVIPASRLQSIRGSELARSTEATRHTGPCGGFSTQYACMCDLHGVPYREEVAWDVDTIYLSHDTRELNLRDFDHLDQKDLVPIISALEYNTWFTKLRASHLKLTHEPLERLLHIMRRSLSIQELYLDNLGIKWDFAHKLSLALISNANTMLQTIDLSHNMIEDKGASSLCGIIAKLMQGGTHLSGPIGKLPKGLQKLNLAHCGLTGKGISQIAHALSLNRSMPTSLRYLNLSENTLKDDVNNLCNFLAQPNSLTHLDLSGTDTTLECLFGALLRGCATNLVHLNVARNSFSSKKTKEIPPSFKQFFTATLSLKYLNISSCKLPLEALKHLLLGLACNESTVGLELDMSGNNLGSMGAHVLESCIHGVRCIASLDISDSNMDVDLAQVITAVGKNKSIKQLYMGRNTAGMKSKHIAVVMDALVQMLQEDDCVLQALHLPDSRLKGDLYNLINALGSNTCLHTLDISGNQIGDPGARLLAKALQINNHLRTIIYDKNNITLQGYADIVHALEKNCSVRHMPFPIYDLQPCMKTSAEKTEQLSKKIQDLLQRNVTPCKYSHGQAFRLQQGFLLSSTQQMVDRLVVQTQDTIKALAAESCDANNDINYATGLIQDADNSKQLLPRLHEVLQRRDENNPIELKLHDMANELHKVITVYLQDSLDAMLKCANEQCPSILSQTVIRGDESEPIAVQDDLRNTCKEKNQINSEFIHTTVTEQAGADIVNRVNELNLAVAAHISDRITDEVIESLSRSYKTLIGDCDSRTRSSTPDVLRPSAGSMSSGSVIGVTSASGVSMTLPPGRASLVSEEDCPPETCSLADSIGQCVNDQSPMATPHLSNKRKSLHGRKLRPKSVVDSVEGLSADDIPDLLPSLPKGQAEAISETEHSLTESLDSVSELPNTVGQQLQHLVKSRPRRTKTRAPTRPMLRPDQPIDGLALGEGLDVFFRPTTPTTPLISPTSDDSSLHTFPTDSSPNLSLTSHKSIPPDMEKKHSCNSPMLKTLLEPTPRSRSSDNLEKFSPLVGRRSQGDSPLTASPLARRNTTDSAQAHERSKGEAFAKETCNSGSANDMSDDSKRSTLTNLSNVSPRGSHDIDDTFGANILEKDQDRKSVKKPDAEKSSSSVKLRSTGHDLRSPINGNSGTKNTSDSAKSPVLKPLKSSGSTSDGKSNGSLMKNKPTPPATAPKPRPWSMATDRKSGEFSLLSDGSSPNTSAGNTPDSGDALDESTDSGVSGPASLPPTLSASSTASSLSNTSVEKRSVRELAASLNKSKTERKENEHATPAAWRSLLQRSVDRSDAKATEVPKTVEESRLSFKLRRTSFLRDSNFNYNNNDVVDV; encoded by the exons ATCGGTGAAAGCACTACTTGGTAAGCATGTGAAGATACTATTAAAGAACGTGGTGAAATTGGAAACAAAACAGGATAAGCAGGAAAATCGTGTTCTT GTATTTTCGCCATGTCGCCTCTTCCTCTTATCGGCCAAAGTACCTACAAGA ATCGACTGCCATTTTCATTACCTAGAAGTAACGGCCATAGAGTCAAGGAGAGCAAATCAGCTATGTTTGACTGTCGGAGAacgatattacaattttactaCAAACAGCATCGGTGGGGATACCACAGAGGTGGACGCTATGATAGAGGCCTTACATACGGCAATTCGAAATATCTTTCCTACTGTACCACTAAA ttacaTTATACGAAAAATAGAGGTAATACCAGCTAGCAGACTGCAGAGCATACGTGGGAGCGAATTAGCCAGAAGCACAGAAGCTACGAGACATACAGGGCCCTGTGGTGGTTTTTCTACTCAGTATGCCTGCATGTGTGATTTGCATGGTGTACCATATAGAGAGGAAGTGGCCTGG GACGTCGACACAATATATCTTTCACACGACACCAGAGAGCTGAATTTGAGAGATTTCGATCATTTAGATCAGAAGGACTTAGTGCCAATTATTTCAGCCTTGGAGTATAATACCTGGTTTACAAAATTAAGGGCGTCCCATCTTAAATTGACTCATGAGCCTCTGGAGAGATTGTTACATATTATGCGAAGATCTTTATCCATTCAAGAGCTTTATTTGGATAATCTTGGAATTAAGTG GGATTTCGCTCACAAGTTGTCATTGGCTTTGATTTCTAATGCTAACACGATGCTGCAAACGATAGATCTGTCGCACAATATGATCGAAGACAAAG gaGCCTCTAGCTTGTGTGGAATAATAGCCAAGTTAATGCAAG gtgGTACTCATCTAAGCGGTCCTATTGGCAAGTTGCCTAAAggtttacaaaaattgaatttggCTCATTGTGGATTAACTGGGAAAGGTATAAGCCAAATAGCACATGCATTAAGCTTGAACAGAAGCATGCCGACTAGTTTGCGATATCTTAATCTTTCGGAGAACACCTTAAAAGATGATGTTAAT aatttgtgtaattttttggCGCAACCTAATAGTTTAACACATCTAGATCTTAGCGGTACGGATACTACTTTAGAATGT TTGTTTGGTGCATTATTACGGGGTTGTGCAACTAATCTAGTCCATCTGAATGTTGCCCGGAATTCTTTTTCGAGCAAAAAGACCAAAGAAATACCTCCGagttttaagcaatttttcaCAGCAACTCTCTCGTTGAAGTACTTAAATATATCTTCGTGCAAATTACCATTGGAGGCATTAAAACACCTACTACTCGGTCTGGCATGCAACGAAAGTACAGTTGGCCTAGAACTTGACATGAGTGGAAATAATTTGGGTTCCATGGGCGCACATGTTTTAGAATCTTGCATTCATGGAGTTCGATGTATAGCGTCATTGGATATATCAGACAGTA ATATGGACGTCGATTTGGCACAAGTTATAACAGCAGTGGGCAAAAATAAATCGATAAAGCAGCTTTACATGGGGCGTAATACCGCCGGTATGAAGAGTAAGCACATAGCTGTCGTGATGGATGCTTTGGTGCAAATGCTTCAAGAAGACGACTGTGTTCTTCAAGCGTTGCATCTACCTGACTCTCGATTGAAGGGCGATCTCTATAATCTGATCAATGCTCTTGGTAGCAATACGTGTCTTCACACCCTCGATATTAGCGGTAACCAGATAGGTGATCCCGGCGCGAGATTGCTTGCGAAAGCGTTGCagattaataatcatttacgGACCATTATCTACGATAAGAACAATATCACGTTACAAGGCTATGCGGATATTGTTCATGCTCTAGAGAA AAACTGTAGTGTACGGCACATGCCATTTCCGATTTATGATCTGCAACCTTGTATGAAAACCTCCGCGGAAAAAACAGAACAGTTATCCAAGAAGATACAAGATCTATTGCAAAGAAATGTCACGCCGTGCAAATATAGCCATGGGCAAGCTTTTAGGTTACAACAAGGATTTTTATTGAGCTCCACGCAGCAAATGGTTGACAGACTTGTCGTTCAAACGCAGGATACTATCAAGGCTCTCGCGGCAGAAAGTTGCGACgctaataatgatattaattatgcaaCTGGACTTATACAAGACGCGGATAATTCTAAACAG CTACTACCAAGATTACATGAAGTGCTTCAAAGACGTGACGAGAATAATCCAATCGAACTAAAGCTACATGATATGGCGAATGAACTTCACAAAGTTATAACGGTATATTTACAG GATTCTTTGGATGCGATGTTAAAGTGCGCGAATGAGCAATGTCCTTCTATACTTTCGCAAACTGTGATTAGGGGCGATGAGAGTGAACCGATCGCGGTGCAAGATGATCTTCGTAATACATGCAAAGAGAAAAACCAAATCAATAGTGAATTTATACATACCACTGTTACTGAACAAGCTGGCGCAGATATTGTCAATAGAGTCaa cGAGCTCAATTTAGCAGTTGCAGCGCATATATCCGACAGAATCACGGATGAGGTAATCGAGTCATTGTCAAGAAGTTACAAAACTTTG attggCGATTGTGATAGTCGAACAAGAAGCAGCACACCAGATGTTTTACGACCTAGCGCTGGCTCGATGAGCAGCGGAAGTGTGATAGGTGTGACTAGCGCGAGTGGTGTCTCCATGACTTTACCTCCTGGTAGAGCTAGTCTTGTATCCGAAGAAGACTGTCCACCGGAGACATGTTCACTGGCAGATTCCATTGGTCAATGCGTCAACGATCAATCACCGatg gcAACACCACATCTATCGAATAAACGTAAAAGTCTGCATGGTAGGAAATTAAGACCTAAATCCGTCGTAGACTCGGTGGAAGGATTATCCGCCGATGATATACCGGATCTTTTGCCGTCATTGCCAAAGGGTCAAGCAGAAG CTATCTCAGAAACCGAGCATTCGTTGACAGAGTCGTTAGATTCCGTTTCGGAATTGCCCAACACAGTAGGTCAGCAGTTGCAGCATCTGGTCAAATCTAGACCACGCAGAACAAAAACGCGAGCGCCTACGAGGCCGATGTTAAGACCGGATCAACCAATTGACGGTCTTGCTTTAGGCGAGGGTCTTGACGTGTTTTTCCGACCTACTACACCTACTACTCCTTTGATTTCGCCTACGAGCGACGACAG CTCTCTACATACTTTTCCAACGGATAGCAGTCCGAATCTATCCTTGACAAGTCACAAGAGCATTCCACCCGATATGGAGAAGAAGCACAGCTGTAATTCGCCAATGTTGAAGACGCTTTTAGAACCTACGCCACGTTCACGATCCAGCGacaatttggaaaaattttctccTCTTGTAGGTAGAAGATCACAAGGTGATTCTCCGCTCACCGCGTCACCGCTCGCCCGAAGAAATACCACAGACAGTGCTCAAGCCCACGAGAGATCCAAAGGCGAAGCTTTTGCAAAGGAGACTTGTAACAGCGGTTCTGCGAATGATATGAGCGATGATTCTAAACGCAGTACGTTAACAAATTTATCTAATGTGAGCCCACGTGGCTCGCACGACATTGACGACACTTTCGGAGCGAATATATTGGAGAAGGACCAAGATCGTAAAAGTGTGAAGAAGCCTGATGCAGAAAAGTCATCCTCATCTGTTAAGCTACGATCGACCGGTCACGACTTAAGAAGTCCGATAAATGGTAATAGTGGCACCAAGAATACATCCGATTCGGCTAAGTCCCCTGTACTGAAACCGTTGAAGAGTAGCGGGTCTACGAGTGACGGAAAAAGCAACGGCTCACTTATGAAAAATAAGCCTACTCCACCAGCGACGGCGCCTAAACCGCGACCATGGAGCATGGCTACTGATCGAAAATCCG GAGAATTTAGTCTATTGAGCGACGGTTCTAGTCCGAACACTTCAGCTGGCAACACGCCCGACTCTGGCGATGCTCTCGACGAGTCTACCGATAGCGGTGTCAGTGGGCCGGCTTCTTTGCCGCCAACCTTATCAGCAAGTAGCACTGCGAGTTCGTTGAGTAATACAAGCGTGGAAAAGAGATCTGTGAGAGAATTGGCAGCGAGCTTGAATAAAAGCAAGACGGAAAGGAAGGAGAATG AGCATGCCACACCTGCAGCATGGCGATCGCTACTCCAACGTTCTGTCGACCGATCAGACGCCAag GCAACGGAAGTGCCGAAAACGGTTGAAGAGAGTCGTCTCAGTTTTAAGCTTCGTCGCACGTCATTTTTGCGCGATtcaaatttcaattacaacaataacGATGTGGTTGACGTTTGA